GTTCACATATAGTTTTACGTACTttgaatgctttcttcagcctaaTTAACCCTTGGAAAGGCTCAACAATCGCTATAAATGCGCCTACGTCAACTTCATCTATTGTTCATTCAATGTAAGGGTTTCACAGTAGAGTTATTTGAATAGACAATCTTCTACACTGCGAAGTAAACTGCATTTTGCAAACTCTCCATTATTGAATTTTCAGCGTTCATGATGAGTTTCTAGTCTAGACATTGCTAGACACTAAATTCTAATATTGGTTAATATAATTCGAAAACAAGGCAATGTTATTTCAATCATCGTCCAAATTTCTTTGAAAAATTCTTAATAAAACTAAATTGCCGGACATTTTCGATGATTTAAACTTAATATTATTGATGCTTTAGATAGATGTAATATTACCACACCCACATTATTAAGTTTGATGATTTTATACTTAAAATTGATATATCTCGCAAGTTTgtaaataccgtagaattccgtctacaagtaTTATGCCTCTAATTGagttttttttgacgaaagagactgGAGTttaagcaactatattactgcACTGATACATACAGCTATACAAACATTTATTATTGTAAGTCCAATCTATTGTAATACTTGGAATTCTACGTTGATAACTTCACGATCTGGTAATGTGCCATTATTATAAGAATGGCATGAAGCTGCAAAAAGTACGATATATAAATTAGTTGATATTCTGGAAAAGAAACAGTTGAAACACATGATGTGGTAAAATGGTTAAGCATTTCTTTTTTCTCATTTATTAACTCAACTATGGCATGTGAAGAAAATTTCAATTAATACACACTGGCTTATAATAATgttacattttttatttattgtagTCCGTTTATTGTCAGTTGTCACGCACAGTAATAACACAAGACAAAAGAGAACAGTGGAGAAGAGAGGAATGGCCCAGTCGTATAAGACTACTACAGCAAGCAAGGGCATTAAaatctaccttttcagtaattcacAGAATCCAATGCAAAGTTTGGGTTTCAAAGGCCTTTGGGATGTACCGCAATGTTCAATTGCACGCTGGCATTAACCTTTAAGTTAAAAGATTTGAACTTAGATTTGCTTTACTCCACCTAAGGTTGTACATCGTGCTAAAGATAAGTTAAAGATAAGTTAAAGATAAGGTTGCATTGTATCTCAAAAATCGACGCATTTCTCTTTTGAATTAAATGTTTCACGAACTGTTTCAGTTAATGAAAGGATACAATGGGCCTTTTCAAGAATTTCATTTTGGTTTAGGTCATATGACACTGTCTCGGGTTCTTTGCAATGGATTCAAGAACTTTCAAGCACCACAGACCTGTTGTAAATAAAGGTGCAAAAGACATGAATTTTGTGCAACCTAAAGAATATTTTTCACTAAAATGCCCGAATCTTAGAAAAATCCTATAAAAATGTATCTTGTTTTTTCTACTAAACGACAACAAGCAAATTTAGATCTGCCAACTGTTGTTTGAGTTTCACTATTTATTCACTGCAAATATCATTTAAAATTCTGAGAAAAGTGTTGACAACACATTAGATTGGTCAGATGCGGGTATTTCTATGTTGCAAGTAAGGTTGTAAGAGTTGGGCTCTAAATGTTTCTTCTTCCGTTAAACTGATTAGTGCCCGTTAACATACTAAACTTGGATGTGGTTCTTAAGATTTTGCTCTTCGTACAATTTACAGCAAGTTTCATTAGTCATGTTACAGCAACGTTTCCATTAACATGGCCTATTTGTTGATATTCAACATCTCGTAAGTGTTCACATCCGGAGCAAGCATGGTATCCGGCTGTGGTACTAAAAGTTTGCCCTTTACTCTTTTGTGCAACAATAAGTGTCCTCCGTAAGACAGCAAAGCAGATTTCACGTGCTGGTTCATAGTTCAGCTCCGTTTAATAGATGTGGCAAGTTGGCAACATCTCCGTTGAAATGACCTCTTTACAGGGAGTCCAAATCTATGGTGCTCATTTCAGGAATAGGTTCTGTACCATggttacaaaaatgtatatttctaAATAGTAACTTGCTCTTCCTTGCAACTTTACTCTTCCTTTGAGATAGCAGGTTGCACGCGCTGTAATTTAGCTCCATCGGATGTATCAGCTTCTCCGTTAAAATGACCTTGAAATGTTGGTATAGTCCATATGCCGGTTATTCAATAAGCACCTTCTATATTATAGCTTTGCTTCTAAATATTTTGCTCTTCCGTACTGCTGACAAGTGTGCTTTGTGAGACAGCAGGTTGCACGCGTTCTAGTTCAGCTCCATTCGTCGTGGTAACATCACCATTATCATGGACTCTTTGTTGGTAGTCATCTCTGGTGTTCACATCGGGGACGTTATCTGTTGCACTCAACCATTCCAGGAACTTGCCGGTAAAGATTTTCTTGAGTGCGGTTCTGAATTTGGCATTTTTAAAGGCGTATATGATTGGATTGCAGCAGGAATTGAAGAATGCCAACAAGACAAAAACTTGGTATAAGGTACCATAGAGGTATCTGAAAAAAGTTAAGAGACAAACCAATAATTAGACTGTTCGAATATAATAACCACGCTCTAATcaacgacgctctaaccaactgagcagCAGAGGCACACTTGTCGGAGAAGAGCGAAGCTTGgaacattttaataattttcatACCTACGTGACTgcgtatttattattatttaattctgATACCTTCCGCTAGGAATGTGATGAACATCATTCAAACCTAATATCTTTAGATTTCAATCGtccgctcttctccagcgtgTCTCTGTTGCTCAGTTGGTTAAAGCGTCGTTTTGGCTTagcgaaggtcgccggttcggtTTGACACTGGTTTTTTCCAACGTTTATTCAATTAGATTGTTCGTTTATGCGGGGGTGTGAACAAAAGGGGGAAACGTACAGGGACAGGGTTGATAAAGGAGATGGTAAAAGGGCTCCACACTGttccttgtccttgtccttgctACGTCCCTTGGCAAAGGTgactttcaagggggggggggatttaacGATTGTCACCCATTGTCACAAAAGGCTTTCAGGACGGGGGACATTTGacgaaaatggacaaaaattCTGGCGGCCATCACCATCCCATCATAAAGGGGACAGCTCTCCCTTTACCCCTGGCTACGCCAGTGATACTGTTACATTCTGACAGACTTCCCATATTAATGGCAACTCAAAAAGTTTTGAGTTTTATGCAATATTGTAGAGAGCATAAGCAATGATATTAAATTCATGATCAATGCATTTTAGAATTTTGTTGGTTACGACTTTTCAACATATGCGGCGTAAGCGGGGGGCATGGGGATCCTCCCTATAACTTTTCTTTTCCATGTTGGGGGAATCTCCCCCTAAAAtactaatagaagaaaaaatacagcaatagttgccatgtgcatcttcctttttagcccgaaaaacaccatgttttgggccaaaataggttaAAATTGCAAAACTATGCACGCTTTGCGCACACTGGCCCATTAAATTTAATTGCAAAAcccaccttcattttgggctaaaatagtgtgaaatttaatattttttgcgCACTTCAGGTGCAAATGTCCCAAAATGTTAATGCTTCCGGTTCCACTGCTTTTCAATTTCATCTGAGAATCGAAAGATTAATATTTAAACTTCAACGGATTCTCTACAATATGCACACATTATCCGTTTTATGCGTTTGCTATTATGAGGAAAATAACCGCCAAAAGGAATGTGTACGGTTAACGTGTCATTTAGCTGAATTCAGTTGAATTTATTGATTAACTGCTGACCGTAGCAAAATAAGTAAGATGATATAAATGGTTTCGTTGGCTTGTGTATGCATACTTTAGAGCATGGAtaattattatattcatcataATTTGCTATTAATGCATTAGCGCATTTAAGCGATTTTTAAGTGATCTTGAACAAGTAATTTTGTCATCCTCTAAAGATTTTGATGATCAGGTTTATAAGGTTTTAAGTGATCGTAATTCTTAAAATAGTATCTAAGTGTAGCTTGTGCAATCTAGTAACTGATATGACCATAGATTTTCACTTCGGTGGTTCACAAGGTATCATCAGAAAACATCCAGATCgttgtaacacaaaggtacctgGTTTTGACCGCAGGTTTACCTTCCCAGTGTGATTTAAAGATACATAATTGCCGCCATCAAATCAATGTTTAACGTCAAATCATTCTAAAGCGCATCATGTCAGATAAATGTACAAATTGtagttcttttttttaaatataattatttaactCTTAAACATAATGCATGTAGAACGAGCCAATCAATGGTTAAAGATAAACATTTCTAACATCTCTTCGAAAGCGTTTGTGTAAAAACTTACTGAACATGTACTTAACAATCAAAATGGTCTACCAACAACATTGGCTTGTCAATTCAACATTAATAAGTAATCTACAATCTGTCTTACCTGACGGGAACAAACCCCAAGTTAAAAGCTAGAAAAGCAAATTGATCCGGTGACCAACAAATAACAAACGTGATGACCACAATAAGGAGCATCTCAATCACTTTACGACGAGCTTGCAATAGCGCGTAAGCTGGACTATTTGGAGATTCATTCCGCGAAATAAGTTCCCGCGCTTGCTTTCTTAATCCTAAAATCGTTCCCACATGAGTAACTATCATGATAATCATCGGAATGAAATATTCTATAAAGAAGAGCAAAGTACCCCAGCAGGCTTGAAATTGAGGACTTGGCCAGATCACCATGCATTGTCCGTTGTTGTTAAATGAGATAAAAAATGAGAACAAGTTGATGCAGATTGCAATTATCCAGATACCAAGCATGATGTATTTTGGGCGCGATTTGGAGAAGACCATACGATATCTAATGGGGTACGAAATGGCAAGATACCTTTCAAAAGAGACCATTGTCAAAGTGAATATAGACACGACAATAAGAATCCACATGATAACTGAAGAATAGACAATCTTGCAATACAAATGCCCGCGCCAATCCATCGGTACGGTCAACAATTGGGGTATGGGAATAAGCAATATCGAAGTAAGAAGATCAGCTGCGGCTAAACCGACTAGAAGACCATTTGTAGTAGATCGCATTTTACGATTCTTTGCGTAGACAAGGATCACAAGTCCGTTTCCAATTATCCCCAAGATTGCCATgattaattgaaaaatatttggccAAGTCCATTGTACAGGAGCGTAAATTACCGTATGATCACTCATTTCTGATGGAGATATGTTTACATTTGTAGAGCCATTCATCTTAGTTTGGTTTAGTTAGTAACGTGTTTAGGTGCTTTCAGGCGATGTTAAAGTAAGATGCAAAGTCCAGTGTGCGGTGC
The Amphiura filiformis chromosome 3, Afil_fr2py, whole genome shotgun sequence DNA segment above includes these coding regions:
- the LOC140147177 gene encoding allatostatin-A receptor-like — its product is MAILGIIGNGLVILVYAKNRKMRSTTNGLLVGLAAADLLTSILLIPIPQLLTVPMDWRGHLYCKIVYSSVIMWILIVVSIFTLTMVSFERYLAISYPIRYRMVFSKSRPKYIMLGIWIIAICINLFSFFISFNNNGQCMVIWPSPQFQACWGTLLFFIEYFIPMIIMIVTHVGTILGLRKQARELISRNESPNSPAYALLQARRKVIEMLLIVVITFVICWSPDQFAFLAFNLGFVPVRYLYGTLYQVFVLLAFFNSCCNPIIYAFKNAKFRTALKKIFTGKFLEWLSATDNVPDVNTRDDYQQRVHDNGDVTTTNGAELERVQPAVSQSTLVSSTEEQNI